The DNA window TCGAACCGCCGGATCCGCGCCCGGATCCGGGCGACGAGCTCCTTGGGCTTGAACGGCTTCACGACGTAGTCGTCGGCGCCGGACTCGAGGCCGACGACGACGTCGACGGTGTCGCCCTTGGCCGTCAGCATCACGATCGGGACGCCGGACTCGGCGCGGATCTCCTTGCAGACGTCGATGCCGTCCTTGCCGGGCAGCATCAGGTCGAGCAGCACCAGGTCGGGCTTGTAGCTGCGGAACGCCTCGACCGCCTCGTCACCGCGCGTGACCATCCGGCTCTCGAAGCCCTCCTGCCGGAGGACGATCGTGAGCATCTCGGCGAGGGAGGCGTCGTCGTCGACGACCAGGATCCGGCCCTTGGTGTTCTGGTCGTTCGGTGGGCCGGAGGGCGCTCCGGCGGGCTCGCTCATATCTTCCATACTGCCAGCCCGCCCGAGCGCGATCTCAGTATCGGTACTGGTCCGACT is part of the Nocardioides conyzicola genome and encodes:
- the mtrA gene encoding MtrAB system response regulator MtrA, giving the protein MEDMSEPAGAPSGPPNDQNTKGRILVVDDDASLAEMLTIVLRQEGFESRMVTRGDEAVEAFRSYKPDLVLLDLMLPGKDGIDVCKEIRAESGVPIVMLTAKGDTVDVVVGLESGADDYVVKPFKPKELVARIRARIRRFDTPAQENLTIGDLSIDVAGHAVSRAGVPISLTPLEFDLLVCLARKPWQVFTREVLLEQVWGYRHAADTRLVNVHVQRLRSKVEHDPESPEIVVTVRGVGYKAGTA